GCGCGCGCCGAGGGCATGCATGCGGGCGAGGCCGATGGCGGGCTCTTCGAGGTGTTCGAGGACTTCGCAGCAGACCACCACGTCGCGGGCGTGGGCGGTGCGGCTCAGCTCGTAGGCGCTGGCTTGGGCGAAGTGGAGGCGCTCGGTGGCGAGGGGAGCGTTGCCGGCGATGAGCGCGGTGGAAAAATCGGTGGCGAGGATATCGACGGGGTGTTGCTCGGCCATGAGGGTGGCGAGGCGACCTTCGCCGCAACCGACCTCGAGGATGGAGCGGGGGGCAGCGGCGGCGAGGGCGGCGAGGAAGGCGCGGTCGAAACCTTGCACGAGGGCGCGCGAGATCGGGTTGGACAGGTTGGCCTTGTCCTCCTGGTTGCCGATGTAGATGCCGGCTTCCTGTTCCCGGACGTGATTGCGCGCTGTCGACATAGTAGGTCTGACAGGTCGGCGGCGGGCTGGGTTGAAGTCAAATCTTCAGGGGGCGCGGCAGTGGGTTAACCCGGGCGCGGGGAACATTGGGAAATTCCGGCGGACTCATCCCCTTTGGGCGTAGTGCTGGCCTGCTTTCGCCATACCCCTCCCCCTCATCGCCAACCCCTCGTTCCGTTTGTATCATGAAACGCACTACATCCCTCCTGCTGGGCAGCCTGACCCTGTGTCTGGGCGCCAGCCTGCTCACGGCTGAAACGGCCAAACTTGTCACCTATGCCAAGACGCATGGCAGTTATCAACGAACGCCGGTCGAGGCGGGTCCGGAGTATGCGGAGTCGTTTGTGATCAACATGGGCCAATACAACCTGAGCGGGACCGATGATGAGGCCCTCGAGGCGGTGAGCTTTGCCGACATCGAGGAGGAGCTCGGGGCGGTCTTGGAAAACGAAGGGTTCAAGCCGGCCGAAAACCGCGAGGCGGCGGATTTGCTGATCGTGGTGCATCGCGGACGCACGGCGCCGGAGCGCGGGC
This portion of the Actomonas aquatica genome encodes:
- a CDS encoding class I SAM-dependent methyltransferase, with translation MSTARNHVREQEAGIYIGNQEDKANLSNPISRALVQGFDRAFLAALAAAAPRSILEVGCGEGRLATLMAEQHPVDILATDFSTALIAGNAPLATERLHFAQASAYELSRTAHARDVVVCCEVLEHLEEPAIGLARMHALGARYYVLSVPHEPIWRVLNMARGKYWGDLGNTPGHLNHWTGAAFGRLLATQGFTVERWLNPFPWLMVLARRTST